In a genomic window of Chloroflexota bacterium:
- a CDS encoding DUF2437 domain-containing protein: protein MRWIRYQYQDEPPRYGWVERTPTKEGETLKVGAVHGTPFGERQREEATLPWEAIRVLPPVQPSKIICVGRNYAAHAAEHQAEVPEIPLIFLKPPSALIGPGGTIILPPQSQQVEHEAELAVVIGKRGRWIAPEEAQEYILGYTIANDVTARDLQRRDGQWTRGKGFDTFCPLGPWIDTDFDPADALITCRVNGDVRQMGSTRDMVFRIPQLLAFISSVMTLEPGDVILTGTPAGVSPLHDGDSVEVEIADLGVLQNPVRAATPR, encoded by the coding sequence ATGCGCTGGATCCGCTACCAATATCAAGACGAGCCGCCCCGTTATGGGTGGGTGGAACGCACGCCCACCAAGGAAGGCGAAACGCTCAAGGTCGGCGCTGTGCACGGCACCCCCTTCGGAGAACGGCAACGCGAAGAAGCCACGCTGCCGTGGGAAGCCATTCGCGTGCTGCCGCCGGTACAGCCCTCCAAAATCATCTGCGTTGGGCGCAACTACGCTGCCCACGCGGCGGAACATCAGGCCGAAGTGCCCGAAATCCCGCTGATTTTCCTCAAGCCGCCCTCTGCCCTCATCGGGCCAGGGGGCACCATCATTCTACCGCCACAGTCGCAACAGGTAGAACACGAAGCCGAGTTGGCGGTGGTGATTGGCAAACGCGGCCGGTGGATTGCTCCCGAAGAGGCTCAAGAATACATCCTTGGCTACACCATCGCCAACGACGTCACCGCGCGCGACCTGCAACGCCGCGACGGACAATGGACGCGAGGCAAAGGCTTCGACACCTTTTGCCCTCTCGGCCCGTGGATCGACACCGACTTCGACCCCGCCGACGCGCTCATCACCTGCCGCGTCAACGGCGATGTCCGCCAAATGGGCTCCACCCGCGACATGGTCTTCCGCATTCCCCAGTTGCTGGCCTTCATTTCGTCCGTGATGACCCTCGAGCCGGGCGACGTCATTCTCACCGGCACGCCGGCAGGCGTAAGCCCCCTGCACGACGGCGACAGCGTGGAAGTGGAAATTGCCGACCTGGGCGTGCTACAAAACCCGGTGCGCGCCGCGACACCGCGCTAA
- a CDS encoding CobQ/CobB/MinD/ParA nucleotide binding domain-containing protein: MGVNPDVISVLIVDDIAETRENIRRLLQFEKGVEIVGSVGSGREAVALAERVRPDVVIMDINMPDMDGITATELVREKVPYAQVVILTVQDDPNYMRRAMLAGARDFLAKPPTIDELTAAVRRAGQFAHQEKERLGSAGQVAMPGGGAAGGGTGMLATGKVITFFSGKGGLGKTTLAVNLAMALQSPDTPVVIVDGNLQFGDVVLLLNEHGRHNILDLAPRADALDPDVVESVLITYQDTALKVLAAPTTFEEANQISGEQFGQLITFLKTMFEYVIVDTSSALDEITLAALDASDLVVALVAQDIPSIKDARVFLNWLRGAGVPDEHIFLVMNRYDKRIGITPERVGDSFRHPVALAIPDDFRHILPAINKGTPVLRLSRSAPIARSIVKMAELVRRRLTELETAELSD, from the coding sequence ATGGGCGTGAATCCAGATGTGATCAGCGTGTTGATTGTCGATGACATTGCCGAGACTCGCGAAAACATTCGGCGGTTGTTGCAGTTTGAAAAGGGTGTTGAAATTGTAGGTTCGGTGGGAAGCGGGCGTGAGGCCGTGGCCCTGGCCGAGCGGGTCAGGCCCGATGTCGTCATTATGGATATCAACATGCCTGACATGGACGGCATCACGGCGACCGAATTGGTGCGTGAAAAAGTGCCGTATGCGCAAGTTGTCATTTTGACAGTGCAAGACGACCCTAACTACATGCGGCGGGCAATGCTGGCCGGAGCCCGCGATTTTCTTGCCAAACCGCCCACGATCGACGAATTGACCGCCGCCGTGCGGCGGGCAGGGCAATTTGCCCATCAGGAAAAAGAGCGCTTGGGGAGCGCAGGGCAGGTGGCGATGCCGGGAGGCGGCGCCGCAGGAGGCGGCACGGGCATGCTCGCGACCGGCAAAGTCATCACTTTCTTTAGCGGCAAAGGCGGCCTGGGCAAAACAACGCTGGCCGTCAACCTCGCGATGGCGCTGCAGAGCCCCGACACGCCCGTGGTGATTGTGGATGGCAATCTTCAGTTTGGCGATGTGGTTTTGCTGCTCAACGAGCACGGCCGCCATAACATCCTCGACCTGGCGCCCCGGGCTGATGCGTTAGACCCCGATGTGGTCGAGAGTGTGCTGATTACCTATCAGGATACGGCGCTGAAAGTGCTGGCAGCGCCGACGACTTTTGAGGAAGCCAACCAGATCAGCGGCGAACAGTTTGGGCAATTGATCACGTTCCTCAAGACCATGTTCGAGTATGTGATTGTAGATACCTCGTCGGCGTTGGACGAAATTACGCTGGCGGCGCTGGATGCCAGTGACCTGGTAGTGGCGCTGGTGGCACAAGACATCCCTTCTATCAAAGATGCCCGCGTGTTTTTGAACTGGCTGCGGGGTGCTGGTGTGCCGGATGAGCATATCTTCCTGGTGATGAACCGTTACGACAAGCGCATCGGCATCACCCCCGAGCGCGTGGGTGATAGTTTCCGCCATCCGGTGGCGCTGGCGATTCCCGATGATTTCCGGCATATTTTGCCGGCCATCAACAAAGGCACGCCGGTGTTGCGGCTGAGCCGAAGCGCGCCCATTGCACGCAGCATTGTCAAAATGGCCGAACTGGTGCGGCGACGGCTCACCGAACTGGAAACGGCCGAGTTGAGCGATTGA
- a CDS encoding CpaF family protein, producing MSLLKRIEREGGSQGNKAQGRPSGLQSRRAVAPRPKAEQSTLADLKTRVQQRLLAELDPAMDISQAAEVRRTIRDLFEQILQEENIVLSRPERHRLFEAIAAEILGFGPLQPLLEDDSITEIMVNGPKNIYVERAGKLQRVPVAFEDDDHVMRIIERIVAPLGRRVDESSPYVDARLPDGSRVNIVIPPISLVGPVVTIRKFFKTPLTVQDLIKFGSITPEAVQFLEACVKARLNIVISGGTGSGKTTLLNILSGFIPHDERIITVENAAELQLRQEHVVTLESRPPNIEGRGEVTIRQLVINTLRMRPDRIIVGEVRGAEALDMLQAMNTGHEGSMTTVHSNSPRDTLSRMETMTLMAGMELPVRAIREQIASAIDLIVHQSRMRDGSRKVVAISEVSGMEGDVISMTDLFVFQHGGFREGKVYGRLTPTGLRPKFMDKIEAAGIHLPASIFGIGARRRA from the coding sequence ATGTCCCTTTTGAAACGCATCGAGCGTGAGGGGGGCTCACAAGGCAATAAGGCGCAAGGTCGCCCCAGTGGCTTGCAATCCCGCCGGGCGGTTGCGCCGCGCCCCAAAGCCGAACAGAGCACCTTGGCAGACCTCAAAACAAGGGTGCAGCAGCGGCTTTTGGCCGAACTCGACCCGGCAATGGATATCAGCCAGGCCGCGGAGGTGCGCCGCACAATTCGGGACCTCTTTGAGCAGATTTTGCAAGAGGAAAACATCGTGCTTTCGCGGCCCGAGCGGCATCGCTTGTTTGAAGCCATCGCAGCCGAAATTTTGGGCTTTGGCCCTCTGCAACCGTTGCTGGAAGATGACTCGATTACAGAAATTATGGTCAACGGCCCTAAGAATATTTACGTGGAACGCGCGGGTAAACTTCAGCGGGTGCCGGTGGCCTTTGAGGACGACGACCATGTGATGCGCATTATTGAGCGCATCGTGGCGCCGCTGGGGCGGCGTGTGGATGAGTCCAGCCCTTATGTGGACGCTCGTTTGCCCGATGGCTCTCGTGTGAACATTGTTATCCCGCCCATTTCTCTCGTAGGGCCTGTGGTGACCATCCGTAAGTTCTTCAAGACGCCCCTGACGGTGCAAGACTTGATCAAGTTTGGCTCCATTACGCCCGAAGCAGTGCAGTTTCTGGAAGCCTGCGTCAAAGCCCGCCTGAACATCGTGATTTCTGGTGGTACGGGTTCGGGTAAAACGACGTTGCTGAATATCCTTTCGGGCTTCATTCCTCACGACGAGCGCATCATTACGGTGGAGAACGCGGCTGAGTTGCAATTGCGGCAGGAACATGTGGTCACGCTGGAGTCGCGCCCGCCGAACATTGAAGGGCGCGGCGAAGTGACAATCCGCCAATTGGTCATCAACACGTTGCGTATGCGTCCCGACCGCATCATCGTGGGTGAGGTGCGCGGTGCAGAGGCGTTGGATATGCTGCAGGCCATGAACACCGGGCACGAAGGCTCGATGACGACGGTGCACTCCAACAGCCCGCGCGATACGCTTTCCCGTATGGAAACCATGACCCTGATGGCAGGTATGGAATTGCCGGTGCGGGCCATTCGCGAGCAAATCGCTTCGGCCATTGACCTGATCGTCCATCAGTCCCGTATGCGTGATGGTAGCCGCAAAGTGGTGGCTATTTCGGAAGTGTCGGGGATGGAAGGGGACGTCATCAGTATGACTGACTTGTTCGTCTTTCAGCATGGCGGTTTCCGAGAGGGCAAAGTTTATGGGCGTTTGACCCCCACGGGGCTACGGCCTAAGTTCATGGATAAAATTGAGGCGGCGGGCATTCATTTGCCGGCCTCGATTTTCGGCATTGGAGCCAGACGACGGGCATGA
- a CDS encoding secretion system protein, with the protein MTNINPMLILIVGGGLALLLLLVGVVLTYRSSRSLVEERLDKYLGEETLQAIEAEREAQRQREGRMDKQLARTGWWEKVSRDLARANLRLKPMEYIWLRLGLTVVGTALGYGLGGGTLVFTLAGLVLGYFSLGMFVKMRQGQRLRRFNSQLPDMLNLMVNGLRAGYSTLQALEAVSREMPDPISTEFRRVVREVQIGIPLEDALDNMLRRIPSDDLDLVVTAINIQREVGGNLADILETISTTIRDRVRLKGEIRVLTSQVRFSGTALAILPIALFFLIYRMNPSYMGQLIKPDNPAVKPIGYCIIGTGLILIAVGYVVMNKIADIEV; encoded by the coding sequence ATGACCAACATCAATCCGATGTTGATATTGATTGTCGGCGGTGGGTTGGCGCTACTTTTGCTGCTGGTAGGTGTGGTGCTGACTTACCGCTCCAGCCGTTCATTGGTAGAAGAACGGTTGGATAAATACCTCGGCGAAGAGACTTTGCAGGCCATCGAAGCCGAGCGCGAAGCCCAGCGCCAGCGCGAGGGCCGGATGGATAAGCAACTGGCGCGCACCGGCTGGTGGGAAAAGGTTTCGCGCGATCTGGCGCGGGCCAACCTTCGCCTCAAACCTATGGAATACATTTGGCTGCGCCTGGGCCTTACCGTGGTTGGTACGGCGTTGGGCTACGGCCTTGGTGGGGGGACGTTGGTGTTTACCCTCGCCGGCCTGGTGTTGGGCTATTTTTCGCTGGGGATGTTCGTGAAAATGCGCCAGGGCCAGCGCTTGCGCCGTTTCAATTCCCAGTTACCCGATATGCTCAATCTGATGGTGAATGGTCTGCGGGCAGGGTATTCCACTTTGCAGGCGCTGGAAGCCGTGAGCCGCGAGATGCCTGACCCCATTTCTACCGAATTCCGACGGGTGGTGCGCGAGGTGCAAATCGGCATTCCGCTGGAAGACGCCCTCGACAATATGCTGCGCCGTATCCCCAGCGACGACCTGGACCTGGTGGTGACGGCCATCAACATTCAGCGCGAAGTGGGTGGTAACCTTGCCGATATTTTGGAAACCATTTCTACCACCATTCGCGACCGGGTGCGGCTGAAGGGCGAAATTCGGGTGTTGACTTCCCAGGTGCGGTTTTCGGGTACGGCGCTGGCTATTTTGCCCATCGCTCTTTTCTTCCTCATCTACCGCATGAACCCCTCGTACATGGGGCAACTCATCAAACCCGACAACCCGGCAGTCAAGCCGATAGGTTATTGCATCATCGGCACCGGCTTGATTTTGATTGCTGTTGGTTACGTGGTGATGAACAAAATCGCTGATATTGAAGTGTAA
- a CDS encoding type II secretion system F family protein — translation MLVVWLVIALLIIGAILLAIIGLRQSEAESEDPLQERLAEYMDSGREIHSLEEVELEQPFSQRVIMPLARALGNLALRFTPQSAIQAAQRNLELAGRPNGLEASTYVAMRFVLAIGLGLGTFFLLKVAPNAGLRSKALLLMIVFGILGYFMPELWLRSKINKRQDAILKAMPDALDLLTICVGAGLGFDAAMQKVVEKWDNELAFEFGRVLREVQLGKTRREALRDMADRVDVPEMTSFVAAIIQSEQLGVSLGKVLQIQADNMRVKRRQRAQEAAQKAPVKMLFPLVFLVLPALFLVLLGPAAMIVIQMFVTGGF, via the coding sequence ATGCTTGTCGTCTGGCTTGTGATTGCTCTTCTCATTATTGGCGCGATCCTGCTGGCTATTATTGGCTTGCGGCAGAGCGAAGCGGAAAGCGAAGACCCGCTGCAAGAGCGCCTGGCCGAATATATGGACAGTGGCCGTGAAATTCATTCGCTGGAAGAGGTGGAACTGGAGCAGCCTTTCAGCCAGCGTGTGATTATGCCACTGGCGCGTGCTTTGGGTAACCTGGCGCTGCGTTTCACGCCGCAAAGCGCCATTCAAGCAGCCCAGAGGAACCTGGAACTGGCTGGCCGTCCCAATGGGCTGGAAGCCTCGACGTACGTTGCCATGCGCTTTGTGCTGGCTATTGGGCTGGGGCTGGGCACCTTTTTCCTCTTGAAAGTGGCGCCCAATGCCGGGCTGCGTTCCAAGGCCTTGCTGTTGATGATTGTCTTTGGCATTTTGGGCTATTTTATGCCCGAATTGTGGCTGCGCAGCAAAATCAACAAACGGCAAGACGCCATCCTCAAAGCCATGCCCGATGCCCTCGACCTGTTGACGATTTGTGTGGGGGCAGGGTTGGGGTTCGACGCGGCCATGCAGAAAGTGGTGGAAAAGTGGGATAACGAACTGGCTTTTGAGTTTGGGCGGGTGTTGCGCGAAGTGCAATTGGGGAAAACCCGCCGCGAAGCCCTGCGCGATATGGCCGACCGTGTCGATGTTCCAGAGATGACCAGTTTCGTGGCCGCGATCATCCAAAGCGAGCAGTTAGGTGTTAGCCTGGGCAAAGTGTTGCAAATTCAGGCTGATAACATGCGCGTCAAGCGGCGCCAACGGGCGCAGGAAGCCGCCCAAAAAGCGCCGGTGAAAATGCTGTTCCCGCTGGTCTTTTTGGTGCTGCCTGCGCTCTTCCTCGTGTTGCTGGGCCCGGCGGCCATGATCGTCATTCAGATGTTCGTGACAGGTGGCTTCTAA
- a CDS encoding ComF family protein → MASNPWPFRLYHTFWLALDWLFPPRCVGCGRVGARFCDACRAAVPRVPEPRCLRCGNPLPAPAADGLCSRCRLHPPAFDVARAWAPMTGTVRKAVHQLKYHRDLALAETLAGFLLALVDALGWRVDVVVPVPLGKARYRARGYNQAALLAFPLALGLGVPYEGKALVRVRETPSQVNLSAEARRRNVAGAFTVVQPQAVAGRAVLLVDDVMTTGATLDAAATALKTSGARQVFAVTVARAVLRGTRLVP, encoded by the coding sequence GTGGCTTCTAACCCCTGGCCTTTTCGGCTTTATCACACCTTTTGGCTTGCTCTCGATTGGCTTTTCCCGCCCCGATGCGTTGGTTGTGGACGCGTCGGGGCGCGTTTTTGTGATGCCTGCCGTGCTGCGGTGCCGCGAGTGCCTGAGCCGCGCTGCCTTCGTTGTGGGAACCCCCTCCCCGCGCCCGCAGCGGACGGGCTGTGCTCGCGCTGCCGTTTGCATCCTCCCGCGTTTGATGTGGCTCGCGCCTGGGCCCCGATGACGGGCACCGTGCGCAAGGCGGTGCATCAGTTGAAATACCACCGGGACCTGGCGCTTGCCGAAACCCTGGCAGGGTTTTTGCTTGCCCTGGTGGACGCGTTGGGGTGGCGCGTGGATGTGGTGGTGCCTGTGCCCCTGGGGAAGGCGCGCTACCGGGCGCGCGGGTACAATCAGGCGGCGTTGCTGGCTTTCCCTCTGGCTTTGGGGTTGGGGGTTCCCTATGAAGGCAAGGCGCTGGTGCGTGTTCGCGAAACCCCCTCGCAGGTAAATCTGAGCGCCGAGGCCCGGCGGCGTAATGTGGCGGGGGCGTTCACCGTGGTGCAGCCGCAGGCCGTGGCGGGCAGGGCGGTGTTGCTGGTGGATGATGTCATGACGACCGGTGCTACGCTCGACGCTGCCGCGACGGCGCTTAAAACCAGCGGCGCGCGCCAGGTCTTTGCAGTGACCGTCGCACGCGCCGTGTTGCGCGGCACGAGACTGGTGCCATAG
- a CDS encoding DegV family protein — translation MIHIVTDGTADFPPGWIEKYRVRVVPFRIHFGEETFIQNVDIDEEGFYRLIAERGIIPKTSQASPEQLEAVYEEVAQPGDTVFSIHVGSKLSGTYESAVIAARRLAGKIRVIPFDSAAGAAALAFMCKEAREMADRAASPEAILRRLEAIRESARVVLTVDNLDYPRMSGRVKAIQALVASLLQLKPIIELIDGELVATDKVRTRKRALEHVVQRMKAEMGGRLADVAIVHARAPKDAAKLAEMARAALNVRELVTTSLSTAVTVHLGPQTAGLVAYPVEVENAAVG, via the coding sequence ATGATTCACATCGTCACCGACGGCACAGCCGACTTCCCCCCCGGATGGATCGAAAAATACCGCGTTCGCGTGGTGCCTTTCCGCATCCACTTCGGTGAAGAGACCTTCATCCAAAACGTCGACATCGACGAAGAAGGTTTTTACCGCCTGATTGCCGAGCGCGGCATCATTCCCAAAACTTCCCAAGCCTCCCCCGAGCAACTGGAAGCCGTCTACGAAGAAGTTGCCCAACCCGGCGACACGGTGTTTTCCATTCACGTGGGCAGCAAACTCTCGGGCACTTACGAATCCGCTGTCATCGCCGCCCGCAGGCTGGCAGGCAAAATCCGTGTCATTCCCTTCGACAGCGCAGCCGGTGCAGCCGCCCTGGCTTTCATGTGCAAGGAAGCCCGTGAAATGGCCGACCGCGCGGCTTCCCCTGAGGCCATTTTGCGGCGTCTGGAAGCCATTCGCGAGAGCGCCCGCGTGGTGCTTACCGTGGACAATCTGGACTACCCCCGCATGAGCGGCCGCGTGAAAGCCATCCAGGCGCTGGTGGCCTCGTTGCTGCAACTGAAACCCATTATCGAACTCATCGACGGCGAACTGGTCGCCACCGACAAAGTGCGCACCCGTAAACGCGCACTGGAGCACGTTGTGCAGCGAATGAAAGCGGAGATGGGCGGACGGCTGGCCGATGTAGCCATCGTGCATGCACGGGCCCCCAAAGACGCCGCCAAACTGGCCGAAATGGCCCGCGCGGCGCTGAATGTTCGGGAACTCGTCACTACCTCGCTTTCCACGGCCGTAACCGTGCACCTGGGGCCGCAAACCGCAGGGCTGGTTGCCTATCCGGTGGAGGTCGAAAATGCCGCTGTGGGGTGA
- a CDS encoding sigma-70 family RNA polymerase sigma factor, with protein MDDTQTAELSDSEAIARAREGDQEAFGILYQRYVQRIYSYIYYRVGHPQEAEDLTARVFYRAIQNIHRYEERGLPFSAYLYRIAHNLVANWHRDQSRRKEIALEQTAWNPPAAHDPHPEERLIRHEEEERLLMAIRKLPPDRQELLILKFVDRLSNAEIGQILGRSEGAIKSLYHRTLIALRTELKNQPPEA; from the coding sequence ATGGACGACACGCAAACCGCCGAACTTTCCGATAGCGAAGCCATCGCCCGCGCGCGCGAAGGCGACCAGGAAGCCTTCGGCATCCTTTACCAGCGGTACGTGCAACGGATTTACAGTTACATTTACTACCGCGTTGGGCACCCCCAGGAAGCCGAAGACCTCACCGCCCGGGTGTTCTACCGGGCGATTCAGAACATTCACCGCTACGAAGAGCGCGGGCTGCCTTTCTCGGCTTATCTTTACCGCATCGCACACAACCTGGTCGCCAACTGGCATCGCGACCAAAGCCGTCGTAAAGAAATTGCCTTAGAGCAGACCGCCTGGAACCCACCGGCAGCCCACGACCCGCACCCCGAAGAGCGCCTCATCCGCCACGAAGAAGAAGAGCGCCTTCTTATGGCTATACGAAAACTACCCCCTGACCGCCAGGAACTGCTCATTTTGAAATTCGTCGACCGGCTTTCCAATGCCGAGATCGGACAAATTTTAGGGCGCAGCGAAGGCGCGATCAAAAGCCTTTACCACCGCACCCTGATCGCCTTACGCACCGAGCTCAAAAACCAACCTCCCGAGGCCTGA
- a CDS encoding NAD-dependent deacylase, translating into MPPSTFPADLIRRLQEARHIVALTGAGISAESGIPTFREAQTGLWARYDPQTLASPEGLARNPGLVWSWYAWRRNLVRQAAPNAGHRALAAMERLAPRFTLVTQNVDGLHQQAGSRAVIELHGNIMRTVCAANRHLVTAWEPPAEGEAPRCPQCGSVLRPDVVFFGENLPPQALEAALHAAQNADVMLVIGTSGVVYPAAALPGLAKENGAWVVEINPQPTPLSDLANTILRAAAGEALPALVAAAWPQQNP; encoded by the coding sequence ATGCCCCCCTCGACTTTTCCCGCTGACCTCATTCGCCGCCTGCAGGAAGCCCGCCACATTGTGGCGCTGACGGGTGCGGGCATTTCAGCAGAAAGCGGCATTCCCACCTTTCGGGAAGCCCAAACCGGCCTGTGGGCCCGCTACGACCCCCAAACGCTGGCCTCGCCCGAAGGGTTGGCCCGCAACCCCGGCCTGGTGTGGTCGTGGTACGCCTGGCGGCGCAACCTGGTGCGGCAAGCCGCCCCCAACGCAGGCCACCGGGCGCTGGCCGCGATGGAACGCCTGGCGCCCCGCTTTACCCTCGTCACCCAAAACGTGGATGGGTTGCACCAGCAAGCAGGCAGCCGAGCGGTCATCGAACTCCACGGCAACATCATGCGGACCGTCTGCGCCGCGAACCGCCACCTCGTGACAGCCTGGGAACCGCCTGCGGAAGGGGAAGCCCCGCGTTGTCCCCAGTGTGGGAGCGTGCTGCGTCCCGATGTGGTCTTCTTTGGCGAAAACCTGCCGCCTCAGGCGCTGGAAGCAGCCCTCCATGCCGCCCAAAATGCCGACGTGATGCTTGTCATCGGCACGTCGGGTGTGGTTTACCCGGCCGCGGCGCTGCCCGGCCTGGCGAAAGAAAACGGCGCGTGGGTCGTCGAAATCAACCCCCAGCCCACCCCGCTTTCCGACCTGGCCAACACCATCCTGCGCGCAGCCGCAGGCGAAGCACTGCCCGCGCTGGTAGCCGCCGCATGGCCCCAGCAAAATCCCTGA
- the plsX gene encoding phosphate acyltransferase PlsX has protein sequence MRIILDAMGSDRHPEPELHAAVEAARLFGDEIILVGKEDVLRPRLEALNPDGAPVRIVHAPEVLEMTDKPARSARTKAQNSMAVGMELLKAGEGDAFVTAGNTGGAMANALFRLGRIRGVKRPALATRFPTRKGYCVVLDIGANAECKPEYLLQFAVMGSVYAERLLGVQNPRVGLLSNGEEAGKGNDLVKATYPLLETSGLNFIGNVEGKELFGGEADVVVTDGFTGNVLLKASEAVTKLLVDVLKENLMASTRTKLGALLAKPAFDALKGMLDPEEIGAAPLLGINGLVFVGHGRSDARALLSAIRAARQGVESDLLTQLGTAIAARLTAARE, from the coding sequence ATGCGGATTATTTTGGATGCGATGGGCAGCGATCGTCACCCAGAGCCCGAACTTCACGCTGCAGTGGAAGCAGCCCGGCTGTTTGGGGATGAGATCATTTTGGTGGGTAAAGAAGATGTGCTGCGCCCTCGGTTGGAAGCCTTGAACCCCGACGGCGCGCCAGTGCGCATTGTGCACGCGCCTGAAGTGCTGGAAATGACCGACAAGCCAGCCCGCTCGGCGCGCACCAAGGCGCAAAATTCGATGGCGGTGGGCATGGAGTTGCTGAAGGCGGGGGAAGGCGATGCTTTTGTCACCGCGGGCAACACCGGCGGGGCGATGGCGAATGCACTGTTTCGGCTGGGGCGCATTCGCGGCGTCAAGCGCCCCGCGTTGGCGACGCGTTTCCCCACCCGCAAGGGCTATTGTGTGGTGTTGGATATCGGCGCAAATGCCGAATGCAAGCCGGAATACTTGCTGCAGTTTGCTGTGATGGGTTCGGTGTATGCCGAACGTTTGCTCGGCGTGCAGAACCCGCGGGTGGGGTTGCTTTCCAATGGTGAAGAAGCAGGCAAAGGGAACGATTTGGTGAAGGCCACTTACCCTTTGCTGGAAACAAGCGGGTTGAATTTCATCGGCAACGTTGAAGGGAAAGAGCTCTTTGGCGGTGAGGCCGATGTGGTGGTGACCGATGGGTTTACCGGCAATGTGCTTTTGAAGGCCTCAGAGGCGGTGACAAAGTTGCTGGTTGATGTGTTGAAGGAAAACCTGATGGCTTCCACGCGCACGAAACTGGGGGCGTTGCTGGCAAAACCGGCTTTTGACGCCCTCAAAGGGATGCTGGACCCTGAGGAAATCGGCGCGGCCCCGCTGTTGGGCATCAATGGGTTGGTGTTTGTGGGGCATGGGCGTTCCGATGCCCGGGCTTTGCTGAGCGCCATCCGCGCTGCCCGTCAGGGTGTGGAAAGCGATCTTTTGACCCAATTGGGCACGGCAATTGCCGCTCGCCTGACCGCAGCCAGGGAGTAA
- a CDS encoding helix-turn-helix domain-containing protein, with translation MARVFDVIEWADEMPNEIVHRFPETGPGDFRIGSQVIVREAQAAVFFRDGKALDVLGPGRHTITTANIPLLINFLGKAFDDRSPFTAEVYFVSMREFRDRKWGTPQPIPVQTPGVGLGWLLLKGFGTYSYQVKNPQQFVTQIVGTRGIYLMSDIENDLRSRLLRSLTDMFGEMKGKYQTVQDILGWLDEISAGVRAKAAAEFEAIGLELKTFVIASMTPSENTAEELRSRGLLDAQMYAQLQAADAMREAAQNPSGGAGLTAGIGAGMGIGNMISQTMNGMTQQAQQPQQSAQQGAGNALPPVMTPAEAAQVLRVSEEDVIAAIESGDLPARKIGRAYRISREALEKFLGG, from the coding sequence ATGGCACGTGTGTTCGACGTCATCGAATGGGCAGACGAAATGCCCAACGAAATCGTCCATCGCTTTCCCGAGACCGGCCCCGGCGACTTCCGCATTGGCTCTCAGGTCATCGTGCGCGAGGCGCAGGCCGCCGTCTTCTTCCGCGATGGCAAAGCGCTGGATGTGCTTGGCCCCGGCCGGCACACCATCACCACGGCCAACATCCCCCTGCTGATCAACTTCCTCGGCAAGGCCTTCGACGATCGTTCACCTTTCACCGCCGAGGTGTACTTCGTCTCCATGCGGGAATTCCGCGACCGCAAATGGGGCACCCCGCAACCTATTCCGGTGCAAACCCCCGGCGTGGGCCTGGGCTGGTTGCTGCTAAAAGGCTTTGGCACCTATTCGTATCAGGTAAAAAACCCGCAACAGTTCGTCACGCAAATCGTGGGCACGCGCGGCATCTACCTGATGTCGGACATCGAAAACGACCTCCGCAGCCGCCTGCTCCGCAGCCTGACCGACATGTTCGGCGAAATGAAAGGGAAATACCAGACGGTGCAAGATATTCTGGGCTGGCTGGACGAAATCAGTGCAGGCGTGCGGGCAAAGGCAGCCGCCGAGTTCGAGGCCATCGGGCTGGAACTGAAAACCTTCGTCATTGCCAGCATGACGCCCTCGGAAAACACCGCCGAAGAATTGCGCAGCCGCGGCCTGCTGGATGCCCAGATGTACGCCCAGTTGCAGGCTGCCGACGCCATGCGGGAAGCCGCCCAAAACCCCAGCGGCGGCGCCGGGCTGACTGCGGGCATTGGCGCAGGCATGGGCATCGGTAACATGATTTCGCAAACCATGAACGGCATGACCCAACAGGCCCAACAGCCTCAGCAAAGCGCGCAGCAGGGGGCAGGCAATGCCCTGCCGCCGGTAATGACGCCAGCCGAGGCGGCGCAAGTGCTGCGGGTTTCCGAGGAAGACGTCATTGCGGCCATCGAATCGGGCGACCTGCCGGCGCGCAAGATCGGCCGGGCTTATCGCATCAGCCGCGAGGCGCTGGAGAAGTTCTTAGGCGGATAA